CTTTTTCGACTTCTTGGGTAGCCTTGGTTCTGTCTTGTTTCAGTTCTTTCCCTTCTAGGGCGACAAGGAGGAAAAAAACGAAGGGATGCCCAATGCCCCATGCCCCATGCCCCATACACAATGCCCTTATCCCTTGAATTGTGGACAGCAAATCAAGATTTAGCCCAAGCTTGTCTAGAGCATCCTTTTGTTCAAGGCATTGCTGATGGTAGTCTTGAGCTAGAAAAATTTGCTTATTATGTAGGACAAGATGCTTTTTTCTTAGAAGCTTTTGCCCGCGCTTACAGTGTCGCTGCGGCAAAAGCACCAGATTGGCAGGGATTCAATACATTTCACGCCCTAGCTGATGGAGTGTTGCAAGAACTAAAACTACATGAAAGCTATGCTACGCAATGGGGAGTTAACTTACAGGCTGTAGAACCAGGTGCAGCTACCCGCCGCTACACTGACTTTTTATTAGCGACTGCTTGGAGTGGGGATGTAGGTTTAACATCTGCGGCGATGTCTCCATGTATGCGCCTGTATGCTTTTTTGGGAGAACAGTTAGCTATTAATGGTATTCCTAATCATGCATATACAAACTGGATTCAAACTTACAGCAGCGCAGAATTTCAACCTTTAGCACAACAATTAGAAACTTTAGTTGATAATTACGCGATCGCTACACCGTTAGTACAATCTACCTATCGTTATGCCATGTTCTGTGAACGTGACTTTTTCCAAGGTGCATTGACATCGCAATAGTTTTGCCATTCATAAGTTAACTATACTCATAATATACTTATCAAGTTAACCAACTATTATGGGTCAAGCGGGTGAAACAAAACGGCAAAACTTCAACGTTCTACCTGAACAAGAAGCACAAATTGAGTGGTTGCGAGTCGCAATGGGTGCAGCAACTACTAAAGAGACGATTCTGCGCTCAATTTCCGTGATGACTGTTCTCCACAATTATCTGCAACAAAGCTATCAAATCCGACTTGTGACATCAGGCGAACAAATTCATCTGGTAATTCCAGAATTAGAGCCAACACCACAGTCTATGTGGCAATATCTGGTATCGCGTCCCCATCCTTGGCGAAAACAATTATACGTAAAAGGGCGACGGTTGTTAGCTTCCACTGTTTGGCAAGATATGCAGTTGAATAATCTGTCTCCTGAAGAAGCAGCCGAAAACTGTTCTCTACCTATCGCTGCTGTTTATGAAATCATTAGCTACTGTGAAGCTAACCACGAACTCATCAAGATGGAAGCTGAGGAAGAACGTTATCGTCTGGAACAGGAAGGAGTGAGAGTTGAGTCTCAAGCTGCTGGTTGACGAGGATACACAAGCACGTCGTCTTATTGAAATGTTGCGAGTAGATAAGCACGATGTATTAACAATTAGTAAAGCATCGCGTTGCAATACGATCGCATAGATCTGCAAGTGAGTTGCAGAGAAAATAAGGCGTTTTAGTTAAAATTAAAGACGATGGTCAAAAAGTTTGTATATATAGCAAAGCTACTACAAAAAATTAAAAGCTCATGACAGCAAGCAATATCAGGCAGCAAATTTTAGGGCACATTGAAGCATTACCCTCACAACAAGTAAAAAGTCTCCTAGTAACATGGTTGAATGGTTCAGAAGGAGATTTAGAAGATTTTCAGCGATTATTAGCAAATCCACCGACTCAAAACACAGAAGAATCATTTGAGTATGGTGAAATAGACACAGCATTAAATTTTCAACCGCTTACTGAAGATGAAATGGTTCGCCAAAGCAAATCTGCTCTCGAAGCTTATCTTCGCACAAGTTCAGGAGTAGCTCATAATCGCGTGCGCGAATGGGCAGTTTCCCAATTTCAGTAATTTTAATTTTTAGCAGTTATAATTACAGGTGCTTGTTGCTAAATTTTATATGACTTATGAGCGAAGCCAATACTGAATATCAAGCCCTACTTGATGATATGATTAGGACAGGGAAACTAAAGCCGGAATATAAAGAGATACTCTTAGAAATCGGTGAGTTGGGAAGCAAGGCTTGTAATTTAGGGCTAATTGATGGTTTGAGTTGGTGTGAAGATGCTCATCAAGTTATTCTCGATCAATACGAAATACTGATTCAACACAACAATTTTTTGTATTTAACTTTCTCAGAAACCCGCGACTATCTCAAGAATTTAATTGCTAGTGCAGAGACTGAACAATTAGAAAAAGTTTAATATTTACAGATTAAAAAAGCTGGGCATTGCCCAGCTAAAATTAAGCAAATATTCCCGCAAAAAAGTCAATAGTCTCCTTCAAAGCCTTGATAAAAATATCAATTTCCTCACGGGTATTGTAGAAATATAAACTTGCCCGTGCGGTTCCCGCCACATTTAAGTAACGGTGTAATGGTTGAGTGCAGTGATGTCCAGAACGGATGGCAACGCCTTCTTGATCTAATAATGTAGATAGGTCATTGGCATGAATATCTGTTACAGTAAACGAGGCTAAAGCGGCTCTACCTTCACCTTTAGCATCTGGTTTCGGCCCGTAAATTTGAATTTGGGGAAATTGCGCTAATTGTTGAAACAAATAAGCTGTTAATTCCGCTTCATAAGCATGGATTTTATCCATACCTATATTAGTAAGATAATCGACTGCTGCACCAAGAGCGATCGCTTCCCCAATTGCAGGTGTACCCGCTTCAAATTTATGGGGTAATTCCGCATAGGTGGAATGATCTAAATATACTTCAGCAATCATCTCACCACCACCAAAAAATGGTGGCATAGATTCTAATAGTTCTAATTTGCCATACAAAAAGCCTATCCCAGTTGGGGCGCACATTTTATGACCGGAGGCCACTAACCAATCACAGTCAATATCTTGCACGTTTATAGGCATATGAGGGACACTTTGGCAAGCATCCATTAAGAATTTCGCACCGTATCTGTGAGCGATCGCAGCTATTTCTTTCACTGGATTGATGCAACCCAAGGTGTTAGAAACATGAACGACTGACACTAATTTAGTTTTAGCAGAAATTAGTGTTTTGAACTGCTCAAAATCAAAAGTTTGTTCGGGAGTGAGTTCGACAAATTTGAGTACCGCACCCGTTTTTTGCGCTACAAATTGCCAAGGAACTATATTACTGTGGTGTTCCATCACCGACAGAATAATCTCATCTCCCGGCTGTAAATTATTCATTCCCCAGCTGTAAGCTACCAAATTAATTGCTTCACTTGCGTTGCGGGTGTAAACAATTTCTTGGCGTGATGCAGCATTGATGAATTTGGCAACTTTATCTCTAGCACCTTCATAAGCATCAGTAGCTTGAGCGCTGAGAATATGCGCGCCTCGATGCACGTTGGCATTATACTGCTGATAATAATCTCGCAGGGTATTTAGCACCGAGAGAGGCTTTTGAGAAGTAGCAGCATTATCCAAGTAAACGAGGGGTTTACCGTTGACTTCCTGATGCAAAATCGGGAAGTCAGCACGAACTAAATCGGCTAGGGTTTTGGTAGAAGTAAATGTCATTGGTGATTTAGTCAATAGTCAAGAGTCAATAGTCAAGAGTCAAGAGAAATTGACTTGAGATTATTGACTGTGGTTAATAGGCTTTGTCGCAGGGAAGCAACGGGGATTTTATTGATGATTTCGGCAGCAAAAGCGTTAATTAATAAGTTCCGGGCGGCATTTTGGTCAATTCCCCGGCTTTGCAGATAGAATATTTCATCATCCTCTAACTGGCTAACAGTAGCACCATGAGCGCACTTCACATTATCTGCGGTAATTTCCAGTTGAGGTTTGGTATCAACTCTCGCTTTCGATGATAGTAGCAAATTCCGGTTTAATTGGGCTGCGTTTGTTAGCTGTGCTGGCTTAGGCACAAAAACCTTACCGTTAAATACTGCATGAGCGCGATCGCCTACAATACACTTATGCAATTGTTCACTTTTACCATAGGGATGATTCAGCGCGATCGCACTGTGAGTATCCGCTAACTGATTCCCAAAAATCATCGTCAACCCGTTGAGAGTGGTTTCCGTTTGCTCGCCAGTTTGCAAAACCTCTAAATTATGGCGTGACAGCTTCCCACCAAAACTAATCGCGTTACAAGTATAACGACTATCACGCGCCTGAGCGATCGCCGTCTTCCCAACATGAAACGCCTCTCCACCTTCTCGCTCAACCCTAGTGTGACTTACCTGGGCATTCTCCGCCACCCAAATCTCCGTCACCGCATTCGTAAAATAAACTCCCCCCTCTGTGTTCTCTGCGTCTCTGTGGTTCCTATATTCCTCCACCAAAGTCACCTGCGAATTACTTTCCGCTACCACCAAACAACGCGGCTGAGAAATCGTCGCTTCTTCTCCAGCAACAGAAACAAACAATAAATGAATTGGCGTGTCAACTACTACATTCTTTCTCACCAATACCACTGCCACATCAGCCAAGCCAGCAGTATTCAGCGCCGTGAGAACCTCTTGCGTACCCTCAGTTTTAGCCAAATACTTGCTAATACCTGCCTGTACATCATCCGCTAAAGCTGTCAAATTTCCGACAACTACACCCTGAGGTAAATCGATAGCCGACAACTCTGGCGCATATACACCATTAACAAACACCAAACGACTATTCGCCGCTTCCGGTAAAGCCAACGCCGAAATATCAGTAGGAACTTGCTTCCCTAACTGAAATTCCACCTTGCGCAAACCTGACAAATCAGTAAAGCGCCATTCTTCCTCACGGGTTGTAGGGATATGCGAGTGACTTACCCAATTAGCAGCACCTTGACGTAAACCTTCTAACCAACCTGCTGCTGTTTGTTGACTTACCCGACTTAATAACCCAGTCAGATAATCATCCTTATCCAACAAATTAGCAATCGAACTGGGAGAAACTTGAATAGTCATTACACACCCACCTCAACCGCAGCTTCTTCCAAAATCCAGTCATAACCGCGAGACTCTAACTCTAGCGCCAACTCCTTACCACCACTAGTAAGAATTCTTCCGTGCGCCATTACATGCACAAAGTCAGGCACAATATAGTCAAGCAAACGCTGATAATGGGTAATCATAATCGTCGCATTTTCCGGACTGGCTAATTGATTCACCCCATTCGCCACAATTTTCAGCGCATCAATATCCAAACCAGAATCAGTTTCATCCAAAATTGCTAACTTTGGTTCCAACAGCGCCATTTGCAAAATTTCATTGCGCTTCTTCTCACCACCAGAAAAACCTTCATTCACACTGCGGTTGAGGAAAGCGGGATTCATCTTCACCACTTCCAACTTTTCCTCTACCAAATCATCAAAATCAAAAGCATCCAGTTCTTCCAAACCCTGTGCTTTGCGGCGAGAATTATAAGCCACCCGCAAGAAATCTAAATTGCTAACGCCAGGAATTTCTAAAGGATATTGAAACGCCAAAAACACACCCGTTCTCGCGCGTTCCTCCGGTTCCAATTCCAGCAGATTTTGTCCTTGAAAAATTACCTCACCACCAGTCACCTGATATGCTGGATGTCCCGCCAATACCTTAGAAAAAGTACTTTTACCAGAACCATTCGGCCCCATAATCGCATGAATTTCGCCCGCCCGAACTTCCAGATTCACACCCTTAAGAATCGGCGTTCCATCAACCGTTGCTGTCAGATCCTTAACTGACAGCACAACTTCACTATTTTCAATAATCATGTTCTCTCTCTCTTCTCTCTCTTCTCTCTCTTCTCTTCGCGTTCTTCGTGTCTTCGCGGTTCGTTAATTCAACCCCACACAAACACAAATTTATCAGTGTGAATCTGCGATTTAAATCTTACCCAACAGAACCTTCTAACTTCAGGCTCAATAACTTATCAGCTTCTACTGCAAATTCCATCGGTAACTGATTAAACACATCCTTACAGAAGCCGCTAATCATCATTGAAACAGCATCTTCCGCAGAAATACCTCGTTGCGCAAAGTAGAATAACTGATCTTCGCCAATCTTAGAAGTCGAAGCCTCATGCTCTACCTTCGCCGTATTATTTTGTACCTGAATATAAGGGAAAGTATTGGCATGGGCATTATCGCCAATTAGCATCGAGTCACACTGGGAATAGTTTCTCGCGCCTTCAGCTTTCGGATTAACTTTTACCAAACCGCGATAGCTGTTACTAGAATTACCAGCAGAGATACCCTTAGAAATAATTGTACTGCGAGTATTTTTACCAACATGAATCATCTTAGTCCCGGTGTCAGCTTGCTGCATATTATTTGTCAGCGCCACCGAGTAAAATTCACCCACAGAATTATCACCCACCAACACGCAGCTGGGATACTTCCAAGTAATTGCTGAACCTGTTTCTACTTGCGTCCAGGAAATCTTAGAATTCACACCTTGACACAAACCGCGCTTGGTAACAAAGTTATAAATTCCACCTTTGCCGTTAGCATCACCAGCGTACCAGTTTTGCACTGTGGAATATTTAATTTCCGCGTTATCTAAAGCCACCAATTCCACAACCGCCGCATGGAGTTGGTTGCTGTCATACATTGGCGCGGTACAACCTTCCAGGTAGGAAACATAGCTACCTTCTTCAGCCACAATCAACGTGCGCTCAAATTGTCCCGTATCGCCAGAGTTGATGCGGAAGTAGGTAGACAGTTCCATTGGGCATTTTACGCCTTTAGGAATATAGACAAAAGAACCATCGCTAAACACAGCAGCATTCAAAGCCGCAAAATAATTATCAGCTACCGGAACCACGCTACCCAGATATTTTTTTATCAGTTCTGGATGTTCCCGCAGTGCTTCAGAAATGGAACAGAAAATCACGCCATCTTTAGCTAGCTTTTCTTTAAATGTCGTAGCGACAGAAACGCTATCAAAAATTGCATCAACAGCAACGTTTGCTAGACGCTTTTGTTCAGATAGGGGAATACCTAGCTTCTCAAAGGTTTCTAGTAGAGTCGGATCTACCTCATCCAAACTTTCCAGCTTTTGTTTTTTCTGTTTCGGCGCGGAATAGTAGATGATATCCTGATAATCTATGGGGGGATACTTGACATTAGGCCAAGTTGGTTCTGTCATTTTCAGCCACTGGCGATACGCTCTGAGGCGAAACTCCAGCATGAATTCCGGCTCGTTCTTCTTGGCGGAGATCAAGCGGATAATGTCCTCGTTTAGTCCACGCGGAATAGTGTCGGCTTCAATATCAGTGACAAAGCCGTACTTGTAAGGTTGGTTGACTAAGGTTTTGACAGTGGCGCTCATCGGTAGTAATCTCTCGTGTTCGTGAAAATCTCTTTAAGGATGGGAGACGGACTGTGTTTGAGCCGATTCCCATCTGGGGTTACAGAGTGGTTACACGGCTGTTAAAATAGGGATAGATACTAAAACAACAACAATGTTGTTTAACTTATCTTCATTTTACGCTAGATTAACAACAACAATGTTGTTAAAGTCAAATTTTCAAATAAATTTTTTGGGACGTTCGCGCAGCGTCTAGCAGAGAAGATGACGACTACCCACCAGTCCTCAACGAAGCAAGATATTCTAGAGTATCTCCTGAAACACTCACAAGCCACCGCTTTTGAGCTAGCCGAAGAGTTGGATATTAGTCCGCAAGCGATTCGCCGCCATCTCAAGGATTTGGAGGCGGAAGAGTTAATTTTAAATTCAACAATGGTACAAGCGGGGATGGGGAGACCGCAGCATGTATATCAACTGAGTTCTAGAGGACGCGATCGCCTGTATCGTCAAGATAGCGATCGCTTGGGTGATAGTTACGGAAATTTTGCTGTTTCCCTGCTGGATACTTTAGCAGAAACGGTAGGTAAAGACCAAGTTAAAACCATTTTACAAAAACAATGGGAACGCAAAGCCCAAGAATACCGCGATCGCCTTGGTAACGGTTCCCTCAAAGAACGAGTCGCCAACTTAGTAGAATTTAGAAAAGCAGAAGGCTTCATGGCAGAGTATCATGCTGTAGAGCCTGATGATTCCACAAAGAGCGATCGCTTTCTCTTCATCGAGCATAAATGTGCTATTTCTAATGTTGCCGAATCCTTCCCCAGCGTTTGCGGCCATGAACTAGAAATGTTCGCCGCAGTCCTCCCCGATTGTACAGTCGAGCGCACCCACTGGATTATCAATGGCGAGCATCGTTGTGGGTATTTAGTCCAAGCTAGGGAATAGGGGGACAAGGAAGACAAATGACAAATGACAAATGACAAATGACTAATTCACCATCAGAACAGTTTTTAAGTTTGGAAGAGTCAGCAAAAGTAGACGGGGCTTTGTTATCTTCCTCGGAAAAATTTTTAACAAGATTGACAATTTCATCCCTGAAGCTTTTAAAGCATATTGCTCAAGAATATGGTGTTGCTATCGAAGATTTGACCACACCACAACTAATTGCTTGGTTTGAAAAAGATAGCAAAATTAAGCGCGAACAAGGAATTGAAGCTTCATTTTTGAAGTGGTAAAGCTG
The genomic region above belongs to Calothrix sp. NIES-2098 and contains:
- a CDS encoding TenA family transcription regulator, which produces MPHAPYTMPLSLELWTANQDLAQACLEHPFVQGIADGSLELEKFAYYVGQDAFFLEAFARAYSVAAAKAPDWQGFNTFHALADGVLQELKLHESYATQWGVNLQAVEPGAATRRYTDFLLATAWSGDVGLTSAAMSPCMRLYAFLGEQLAINGIPNHAYTNWIQTYSSAEFQPLAQQLETLVDNYAIATPLVQSTYRYAMFCERDFFQGALTSQ
- a CDS encoding SufS subfamily cysteine desulfurase, which translates into the protein MTFTSTKTLADLVRADFPILHQEVNGKPLVYLDNAATSQKPLSVLNTLRDYYQQYNANVHRGAHILSAQATDAYEGARDKVAKFINAASRQEIVYTRNASEAINLVAYSWGMNNLQPGDEIILSVMEHHSNIVPWQFVAQKTGAVLKFVELTPEQTFDFEQFKTLISAKTKLVSVVHVSNTLGCINPVKEIAAIAHRYGAKFLMDACQSVPHMPINVQDIDCDWLVASGHKMCAPTGIGFLYGKLELLESMPPFFGGGEMIAEVYLDHSTYAELPHKFEAGTPAIGEAIALGAAVDYLTNIGMDKIHAYEAELTAYLFQQLAQFPQIQIYGPKPDAKGEGRAALASFTVTDIHANDLSTLLDQEGVAIRSGHHCTQPLHRYLNVAGTARASLYFYNTREEIDIFIKALKETIDFFAGIFA
- a CDS encoding FeS assembly ATPase SufC, with product MIIENSEVVLSVKDLTATVDGTPILKGVNLEVRAGEIHAIMGPNGSGKSTFSKVLAGHPAYQVTGGEVIFQGQNLLELEPEERARTGVFLAFQYPLEIPGVSNLDFLRVAYNSRRKAQGLEELDAFDFDDLVEEKLEVVKMNPAFLNRSVNEGFSGGEKKRNEILQMALLEPKLAILDETDSGLDIDALKIVANGVNQLASPENATIMITHYQRLLDYIVPDFVHVMAHGRILTSGGKELALELESRGYDWILEEAAVEVGV
- a CDS encoding putative ABC transporter membrane protein, with the translated sequence MSATVKTLVNQPYKYGFVTDIEADTIPRGLNEDIIRLISAKKNEPEFMLEFRLRAYRQWLKMTEPTWPNVKYPPIDYQDIIYYSAPKQKKQKLESLDEVDPTLLETFEKLGIPLSEQKRLANVAVDAIFDSVSVATTFKEKLAKDGVIFCSISEALREHPELIKKYLGSVVPVADNYFAALNAAVFSDGSFVYIPKGVKCPMELSTYFRINSGDTGQFERTLIVAEEGSYVSYLEGCTAPMYDSNQLHAAVVELVALDNAEIKYSTVQNWYAGDANGKGGIYNFVTKRGLCQGVNSKISWTQVETGSAITWKYPSCVLVGDNSVGEFYSVALTNNMQQADTGTKMIHVGKNTRSTIISKGISAGNSSNSYRGLVKVNPKAEGARNYSQCDSMLIGDNAHANTFPYIQVQNNTAKVEHEASTSKIGEDQLFYFAQRGISAEDAVSMMISGFCKDVFNQLPMEFAVEADKLLSLKLEGSVG
- a CDS encoding iron-sulfur cluster biosynthesis transcriptional regulator protein SufR — encoded protein: MTTTHQSSTKQDILEYLLKHSQATAFELAEELDISPQAIRRHLKDLEAEELILNSTMVQAGMGRPQHVYQLSSRGRDRLYRQDSDRLGDSYGNFAVSLLDTLAETVGKDQVKTILQKQWERKAQEYRDRLGNGSLKERVANLVEFRKAEGFMAEYHAVEPDDSTKSDRFLFIEHKCAISNVAESFPSVCGHELEMFAAVLPDCTVERTHWIINGEHRCGYLVQARE